Proteins encoded in a region of the Corallococcus caeni genome:
- a CDS encoding NAD-binding oxidoreductase, whose product MSDWHTATVTARKLAADGLTDWVLDIGGTPLVGSHAHPGQYVQLRLPGGEPGMFAIASPPAPAGTQWEFLLKDDGSLPAALLRLPLGARVEVKRPEGPGFPMEKARGRDLLLFASGSGISAIRPVISAVRQDRGAYGRVTLYFGARTPDSFAYQHELEQWQADGVKVLCTVSRPGGSGWQGLVGYVQSHLGEERLEHAIAFVCGPADMVQDVMAQLARRGVPRSAVFLNY is encoded by the coding sequence ATGAGCGACTGGCACACCGCCACCGTCACCGCCCGGAAGCTTGCGGCGGATGGCCTCACCGACTGGGTGCTCGACATCGGCGGGACGCCGCTCGTGGGCTCGCACGCCCATCCGGGGCAGTACGTCCAGCTGCGCCTCCCCGGTGGGGAGCCGGGCATGTTCGCCATCGCCTCGCCGCCCGCTCCCGCCGGCACGCAGTGGGAGTTCCTGCTCAAGGACGACGGCTCGCTGCCGGCCGCGCTGCTGCGTCTGCCATTGGGCGCGCGCGTGGAGGTGAAGCGGCCGGAAGGCCCGGGCTTCCCCATGGAGAAGGCGCGCGGCCGCGACCTGCTGCTGTTCGCCAGCGGCTCCGGCATCTCCGCCATCCGCCCCGTCATCTCCGCCGTGCGCCAGGACCGGGGTGCGTATGGCCGGGTGACGCTGTACTTCGGCGCGCGCACGCCGGACAGCTTCGCGTACCAGCATGAACTGGAGCAGTGGCAGGCGGACGGCGTGAAGGTGCTGTGCACCGTGAGCCGCCCCGGCGGCAGCGGCTGGCAGGGCCTCGTCGGCTACGTGCAGTCCCACCTGGGCGAGGAGCGGCTGGAGCACGCCATCGCCTTCGTGTGCGGGCCGGCGGACATGGTGCAGGACGTGATGGCCCAGCTGGCCCGGCGCGGCGTTCCGAGGAGCGCCGTGTTCCTCAACTACTGA
- a CDS encoding ABC transporter ATP-binding protein yields the protein MAPRPSAHVYRRLLGYLSPYRRLLLAGTLASLAGAAATAAYAWIVGPLLRAVLTGAPVTVAGMTLSPEALLSRLPLLVVAVAVVKATAQFLQGGLMQRLGQRVMADLRGFLYGRLLAQPPSFFEQRHSGELVSRFTSDVPLVEFSVTQALSSYVRDGLQICSLLATCFLIDAKLFLFTFVVVPVTVLPVNRFARSLKKVATRSQANLGALSAITAEQLQNLPVVQAYGTVPRALESFDQEAEAYLNEMRRSLFIRGAFSPTVELLGIVGVAAAVAWGARAVSMDPSLAGRLLSFMAAALLLYQPVKSLSGTLSQVLTGLAAAERLFALADAPVPPDVGAEAPPLSRALELSGVRATYADGREALKSVDLTIPAGSRVALVGPSGAGKTTLFSVLLGFLPPSGGEVRWDGLPLSSLKASSVRGQVAWVPQEPVLFSGTVRHNLRLGQPDAPDDALWEALRLAHAEDFVRALPGGLDEPVGERGSRLSGGQRQRLALARAFLCRPSLLLLDEPTSALDATSEAAVGAGLAALMKGRTVLVIAHRLSTVRDADLIAVVEGGQVVEAGTHEQLLALRGRYARLLGEGAVAA from the coding sequence GTGGCACCCCGTCCCTCCGCGCACGTCTATCGCCGGCTCCTGGGCTACCTGAGCCCGTATCGCCGGTTGCTGCTGGCGGGCACGCTGGCCTCGCTCGCTGGCGCCGCCGCTACCGCCGCGTACGCCTGGATCGTCGGGCCCCTGCTGCGCGCCGTCCTCACCGGCGCCCCCGTCACCGTCGCGGGGATGACCCTGTCGCCGGAGGCCCTGCTGTCCCGGCTGCCCCTGCTGGTCGTCGCGGTGGCGGTGGTGAAGGCCACCGCCCAGTTCCTCCAGGGGGGCCTGATGCAGCGGTTGGGCCAGCGCGTGATGGCCGACCTGAGAGGCTTTCTCTACGGCCGCCTGCTCGCCCAGCCGCCTTCTTTCTTCGAGCAGCGGCACTCGGGAGAACTTGTCTCCCGGTTCACCTCGGACGTACCCCTGGTGGAGTTCTCCGTCACCCAGGCGCTGTCATCGTACGTAAGGGATGGGCTGCAGATCTGCTCATTGCTGGCGACCTGCTTCCTCATCGACGCGAAGCTTTTTCTCTTCACCTTCGTCGTCGTGCCCGTGACCGTGCTGCCGGTCAACCGCTTCGCGCGCTCGCTCAAGAAGGTGGCGACCCGCTCGCAGGCGAACCTGGGCGCGCTCAGCGCCATCACCGCCGAGCAGCTCCAGAACCTCCCCGTGGTGCAGGCGTACGGGACGGTGCCGCGCGCGCTGGAGTCCTTCGACCAGGAGGCGGAGGCGTACCTGAACGAGATGCGCCGCTCGCTCTTCATCCGCGGCGCGTTCAGCCCGACGGTGGAGCTGCTGGGCATCGTGGGCGTGGCGGCGGCGGTGGCGTGGGGCGCCCGCGCGGTCTCCATGGATCCGTCGCTCGCCGGGCGGCTCCTGTCCTTCATGGCGGCGGCGCTGCTGCTCTACCAGCCGGTGAAGTCGCTGAGCGGCACGCTGTCCCAGGTGCTCACGGGGCTGGCGGCGGCGGAGCGGCTCTTCGCGCTCGCGGACGCGCCGGTGCCGCCGGACGTGGGCGCGGAGGCTCCGCCCCTGTCGCGCGCCCTGGAGCTGTCCGGCGTGCGCGCCACCTACGCGGACGGACGCGAAGCGCTCAAGAGCGTGGACCTGACGATTCCCGCGGGCTCGCGCGTGGCGCTGGTGGGCCCGTCCGGCGCGGGCAAGACGACGCTGTTCTCCGTGCTCCTGGGCTTCCTGCCCCCGAGCGGCGGCGAGGTGAGGTGGGACGGCCTGCCGCTGTCGTCGCTGAAGGCCTCCAGCGTGCGCGGCCAGGTGGCGTGGGTGCCGCAGGAGCCGGTGCTCTTCTCCGGCACCGTGCGCCACAACCTGCGCCTGGGGCAGCCGGACGCACCGGATGACGCGCTGTGGGAAGCGCTGCGGCTGGCGCACGCGGAGGACTTCGTGCGCGCGCTGCCCGGCGGCCTGGATGAACCCGTGGGCGAGCGGGGCAGCCGCCTGTCCGGCGGACAACGGCAGCGGCTGGCCCTGGCGCGCGCCTTCCTGTGCCGCCCCTCCCTGCTGCTGCTGGATGAGCCCACGAGCGCCCTGGACGCCACCAGTGAAGCGGCGGTGGGCGCGGGGCTCGCGGCGCTGATGAAGGGCCGCACGGTGCTGGTCATCGCGCACCGGCTCAGCACCGTGCGCGACGCGGACCTCATCGCCGTGGTGGAGGGAGGCCAGGTGGTGGAGGCCGGCACGCACGAACAGCTGCTCGCGCTGCGCGGCCGCTACGCGCGGCTGCTGGGCGAAGGCGCCGTCGCCGCCTGA
- a CDS encoding transglycosylase domain-containing protein has protein sequence MKTVFWLFMFLVGLAGVVIPLTYLYTASKLPRLESEFDVESQLRHRIEGDRMSVLAGRMDQGGRERTAVTFTRPDFSRMPKDLVALYIRQMDCPTYFQTPREDGRAWAWRLFAGVTLGTAPPGDGSCERWLAMRIAREMGIEGDLQLSVAAHRLHAFFQKDQLVAYDLSTIRFERGVIGVEDGARKLFGRELGELQLSELAELQLALPPYGFYGDLKACKNASLIRQNRDLLLQDLAGYALVSEERARNAIAQPVACLSVK, from the coding sequence GTGAAGACCGTTTTCTGGCTGTTCATGTTCCTGGTCGGCCTGGCCGGCGTGGTGATTCCGCTCACGTACCTGTACACGGCCAGCAAGCTGCCGCGTCTGGAGAGCGAATTCGACGTCGAGAGCCAGCTGCGCCATCGCATCGAAGGCGACCGGATGAGCGTGCTGGCCGGCCGGATGGACCAGGGCGGCCGGGAGCGCACGGCGGTGACCTTCACGCGTCCGGACTTCTCGCGGATGCCCAAGGACCTGGTGGCGCTCTACATCCGCCAGATGGACTGCCCCACCTACTTCCAGACGCCGCGTGAGGACGGCCGCGCGTGGGCGTGGCGCCTGTTCGCCGGCGTGACGCTGGGCACGGCGCCCCCCGGGGACGGTTCCTGTGAGCGGTGGCTGGCCATGCGCATCGCGCGGGAGATGGGCATCGAGGGCGACCTGCAGCTGTCCGTGGCGGCGCACCGGCTGCACGCGTTCTTCCAGAAGGACCAGCTCGTCGCCTACGACCTGTCCACCATCCGCTTCGAGCGCGGCGTCATCGGCGTGGAGGACGGGGCCCGCAAGCTCTTCGGCCGTGAGCTGGGGGAGCTCCAGTTGTCGGAGCTGGCGGAGCTGCAGCTCGCGCTGCCGCCGTACGGGTTCTACGGCGACCTCAAGGCGTGCAAGAACGCGAGCCTCATCCGGCAGAACCGCGACCTGCTGCTGCAGGACCTGGCGGGCTACGCGCTGGTGAGCGAGGAGCGCGCGCGCAACGCCATCGCGCAGCCGGTGGCGTGCCTGTCGGTGAAGTAG
- a CDS encoding aspartyl protease family protein, translated as MSLRVGGFVLAGALALTGCAHTAAGLPPDTVTRLESTPGGFLSGAVEGFDGEPTVLNRKDVIWTVDFAPRSPLVAYTRFANGTIGQRLTVWDLGTASAKGAAGPTERFDALVNASEFDPEGVAFSPDGALVATVSRSGAVQLFDVATGTQRALLATEEPLVSVAFHPDGKWLAVGSTQGLVSLVSVPALEFAAEARLHTGPVSALAFTADGTLYSGGWDGHVRASDTPEQAARPDAARTHFERRGGFAAVQGRVDDGPPMVLALDSRTPVVVLTTAAATASGIDVAFLKDTVTVPGAMGNTVARVARGRTLRFKALTLPGVDVAVCDACVPQGSQGVLGAPFSERVDTVFDETTAEAVLTLKGGVPEGTPSVTSRGLTPRLDFTFPAHVNDVTVDARGQRLGVAFSQEKAERTLAVYQRERKGVEEPQGPWNAGALVDAASGKVLRKWELHHGVVSSAAISPDGRSLASGGWDRRVYLFTEAEQAPKGELEFGWTVRRVRFSPDGRRVGVAAWTRVNTVGSQESDPAAVVVGVRYASPTVEPRGAPAAQ; from the coding sequence ATGAGCCTGCGTGTCGGGGGCTTCGTGCTCGCGGGCGCGCTGGCGCTCACGGGCTGCGCGCACACGGCCGCGGGCCTTCCGCCGGACACGGTGACGCGGTTGGAGTCCACGCCCGGAGGCTTCCTCTCCGGCGCGGTGGAGGGCTTCGACGGTGAGCCCACCGTCCTCAACCGCAAGGACGTCATCTGGACGGTGGACTTCGCGCCCCGAAGCCCGCTTGTCGCGTACACGCGCTTCGCGAACGGCACCATCGGCCAGCGGCTCACCGTCTGGGACCTGGGGACTGCCAGCGCCAAGGGCGCGGCCGGGCCCACCGAGCGGTTCGACGCCCTGGTGAACGCCTCCGAGTTCGACCCGGAAGGCGTGGCCTTTTCTCCCGACGGTGCGCTGGTGGCAACGGTGAGCCGCAGCGGCGCGGTGCAGCTGTTCGACGTGGCCACGGGAACGCAGCGGGCGCTGCTCGCCACCGAGGAGCCGCTGGTGTCGGTGGCCTTCCATCCGGACGGCAAGTGGCTGGCGGTGGGCAGCACCCAGGGCCTGGTGTCGCTGGTGTCGGTGCCCGCGCTGGAGTTCGCGGCGGAAGCCCGGCTGCACACGGGGCCGGTGAGCGCGTTGGCGTTCACGGCGGACGGGACCCTGTACTCGGGCGGCTGGGACGGCCACGTGCGCGCGTCGGACACGCCGGAGCAGGCCGCGCGGCCGGACGCGGCGCGCACGCACTTCGAGCGGCGCGGCGGGTTCGCGGCGGTGCAGGGCCGCGTGGACGACGGGCCGCCGATGGTGCTGGCGCTGGACTCGCGCACGCCGGTGGTGGTGCTCACCACCGCGGCCGCGACGGCGTCCGGCATCGACGTGGCGTTCCTGAAGGACACCGTCACCGTGCCGGGCGCGATGGGCAACACCGTGGCGCGGGTGGCGCGCGGACGCACGCTGCGCTTCAAGGCGCTGACGCTGCCGGGCGTGGACGTGGCGGTGTGCGACGCGTGCGTGCCGCAGGGCAGCCAGGGCGTGCTGGGCGCGCCCTTCAGCGAGCGCGTGGACACGGTCTTCGACGAGACGACGGCGGAGGCGGTCCTCACGTTGAAGGGCGGCGTGCCGGAAGGAACTCCCTCGGTGACCTCCCGCGGGCTGACGCCGCGTCTGGACTTCACCTTCCCCGCGCACGTCAACGACGTCACCGTGGATGCGCGCGGACAGCGGCTGGGCGTGGCCTTCAGTCAGGAGAAGGCGGAGCGCACGCTCGCGGTGTACCAGCGCGAGCGCAAGGGCGTGGAGGAACCGCAGGGCCCGTGGAACGCGGGCGCGCTGGTGGACGCGGCCTCCGGCAAGGTGCTGCGCAAGTGGGAGCTGCACCACGGCGTGGTGTCCTCGGCGGCCATCTCCCCCGACGGACGCTCGCTGGCGTCCGGTGGGTGGGACCGGCGCGTGTACCTCTTCACCGAGGCGGAGCAGGCGCCGAAGGGCGAGCTGGAGTTCGGCTGGACCGTGCGCCGCGTGCGCTTCTCGCCGGACGGACGTCGGGTGGGCGTGGCCGCGTGGACGCGCGTGAATACCGTGGGCAGCCAGGAGAGCGACCCGGCGGCGGTGGTGGTGGGCGTGCGCTACGCGTCCCCCACCGTGGAGCCGCGCGGGGCTCCGGCGGCTCAGTAG
- a CDS encoding serine/threonine-protein kinase, with amino-acid sequence MSSELICETCGLTVPSETAVCPRDGTVVLSSFHPTPPEPKVIVEHPGNEAIAPTDPLIGLKLGEYELRSRIGVGGMGLVYDGIQPLIGKRVAVKVLRPELAHSSEQVARLLAEARAVNAIRHRGIIDIFGFGQLPDGRQYIVMEYLDGQPLDAILAEKGRLPVPEALSLLDEVLAALGAAHGAGVVHRDLKPSNIFLVRQPDGSRYVKLLDFGLAKRGEGPTVRTAQTRTDMVVGTPEYMAPEQARGQSVGPMTDLYAMGVVTFEIVTGRLPFIGSSPVDLLMKHVEARPPRPSEFVPDLPPAVDAFILQMLTKDPETRPNSADVLRQHLAKLRRTLRATRTNPTAPAPVEPAPPKPAAVAVSDADARRPTTQVPPPVPPEDLMVPQEEEPRSMRRFVPIAVGAAVLLAAVGVVAATRGGGETPPPVVASPTPPPAPKVEPAPAPEVVAAPVVQEPAPAPVAEPPPPVKQEPVVARTATVKPVREGPPPKRTESSSETAVRNQILATVNQVETSPLYADNKVHKGLTRQAARNYLDQQLKRLENVDDSAGRTEILEDLRGWKQRYLK; translated from the coding sequence ATGTCTTCCGAGCTGATCTGCGAAACCTGCGGCCTCACCGTTCCGTCCGAGACGGCGGTGTGCCCTCGCGATGGCACCGTCGTGCTGTCGTCGTTCCATCCGACTCCACCGGAACCGAAGGTCATCGTGGAGCACCCCGGTAACGAAGCCATCGCCCCCACCGACCCCCTCATCGGCCTGAAGCTGGGCGAGTACGAGCTGCGCTCGCGCATCGGCGTGGGCGGCATGGGGCTCGTCTACGACGGCATCCAGCCCCTCATCGGCAAGCGCGTCGCCGTGAAGGTGCTGCGCCCGGAACTGGCGCACTCGTCGGAACAGGTGGCCCGCCTCCTCGCGGAGGCCCGCGCCGTCAACGCCATCCGCCACCGCGGCATCATCGACATCTTCGGCTTCGGCCAGCTCCCCGACGGTCGCCAGTACATCGTCATGGAGTACCTGGACGGTCAGCCGCTGGACGCCATCCTCGCGGAGAAGGGCCGCCTGCCCGTCCCGGAGGCCCTGTCGCTGCTGGATGAGGTGCTCGCCGCCCTGGGCGCCGCGCACGGCGCGGGCGTGGTGCACCGCGACCTCAAGCCCAGCAACATCTTCCTGGTGCGCCAGCCGGACGGCTCGCGCTACGTGAAGCTGCTGGACTTCGGGCTCGCCAAGCGCGGCGAAGGCCCCACCGTCCGCACCGCGCAGACGCGCACCGACATGGTCGTCGGCACCCCGGAGTACATGGCGCCCGAGCAGGCCCGCGGCCAGTCCGTGGGCCCCATGACGGACCTGTACGCCATGGGCGTCGTCACCTTCGAGATCGTCACCGGCCGGCTGCCCTTCATCGGCAGCTCCCCGGTGGACCTGCTCATGAAGCACGTGGAGGCGCGCCCGCCCCGGCCGTCGGAGTTCGTCCCCGACCTGCCGCCCGCCGTGGACGCCTTCATCCTGCAGATGCTCACCAAGGACCCGGAGACGCGCCCCAACTCCGCGGATGTCCTGCGTCAGCACCTGGCCAAACTGCGCCGCACCCTGCGGGCCACGCGCACCAACCCCACCGCGCCCGCCCCCGTCGAACCCGCGCCGCCCAAGCCCGCCGCCGTCGCCGTCAGCGACGCGGACGCGCGCCGCCCCACCACCCAGGTGCCGCCGCCGGTCCCGCCCGAGGACCTGATGGTGCCGCAGGAAGAAGAGCCCCGGTCGATGCGGCGCTTCGTGCCCATCGCCGTGGGCGCGGCCGTGCTGCTCGCGGCCGTGGGCGTCGTCGCCGCCACGCGCGGTGGCGGTGAGACGCCTCCGCCCGTCGTCGCGTCCCCGACGCCGCCTCCCGCGCCGAAGGTCGAACCCGCGCCCGCGCCGGAGGTCGTCGCCGCGCCCGTGGTGCAGGAGCCTGCGCCTGCTCCCGTCGCCGAGCCGCCTCCTCCGGTGAAGCAGGAGCCGGTCGTCGCCAGGACCGCCACCGTGAAGCCCGTCCGTGAAGGCCCGCCGCCCAAGCGCACGGAGTCCTCGAGTGAAACGGCCGTGCGCAATCAGATCCTCGCCACCGTGAATCAGGTCGAGACCAGCCCGCTGTACGCCGACAACAAGGTCCACAAGGGGCTCACCCGGCAGGCCGCACGGAACTACCTGGACCAGCAGCTCAAGCGGCTGGAGAACGTGGACGACTCGGCGGGCCGCACGGAGATCCTCGAGGACCTTCGCGGCTGGAAGCAGCGCTACCTCAAGTAG
- a CDS encoding penicillin-binding protein activator, producing MEVLSASRRALVAALALTLTACPKTPSRTDSRDDTSGGDSTQPNRPRVEVKQDATANAALAQARTQAQGNPDKKQAAEAYLSVRKAYPATTAGQDALYNAGVLYFEAKDYANARKTFNELLFENPLYAQAEDAKHKLAVSAMEVGAYRDAYQTLTSLAERAEGAEKEQLLKEAARAAEGAGLFSQALSSAVKDAGDAQSPEEKTAAVQKVEQLVEGRASFLDIARVQEGLSPSNPAWPVLQFKLARIYYHLRDWTRLEETLQTYLREAPNSTFAPQAKELLARATRRVEVRPRTVAVLLPMTGRYQPIGEAVLRGVKLGLQGSDIELVVKDTQGDVNKTGTAMEQLAFDDGAIAAMGPLLVDDTKRAALLAEELQVPLLTLSRQEGITDIGPYVFRNMLTNSAQARAIADYAMNVKGYKRFAVLYPNIPYGVELANEFWDDVVSRGGAVRGAESYSYDQTTFTGEAKRLVGRYYLEDRGDYAEAVRDVQDEKFTDAYRRRKAMEKARSGVEPIIDFEGLFIPDDWRRVSLVTPALAVEDIVTNACDPRDLERIRKTTGKKDLKTVTLFGTNQWSSPKGRSGLPELLERGGKFVTCSVYVDGFFVDSQRPATQKFVKTYRDAYKETGRDPGLLEAIGYDSARMVRQVIDKQRPNTRAAMREALAGLKDFDGATGRTSFNDKREADKQLFLLSVDSKGVNEINVEKEKAAVRGSGS from the coding sequence ATGGAAGTCCTCTCCGCATCGCGCCGCGCGCTCGTCGCCGCGCTGGCCCTGACGTTGACCGCCTGCCCCAAGACGCCCTCCCGCACCGACAGCCGGGACGACACCTCCGGGGGCGACTCCACCCAGCCCAACCGCCCGCGCGTGGAGGTGAAGCAGGACGCCACCGCGAACGCCGCGCTCGCGCAGGCCCGCACGCAGGCGCAAGGAAACCCGGACAAGAAGCAGGCCGCGGAGGCCTACCTGTCCGTGCGCAAGGCGTACCCCGCCACCACCGCCGGTCAGGACGCGCTCTACAACGCGGGCGTCCTCTACTTCGAGGCGAAGGACTACGCGAACGCGCGCAAGACCTTCAACGAGCTGCTCTTCGAGAACCCCCTCTACGCCCAGGCCGAGGACGCCAAGCACAAGCTGGCCGTCTCCGCCATGGAGGTGGGCGCCTACCGCGACGCGTACCAGACGCTCACCAGCCTGGCCGAGCGCGCGGAGGGCGCGGAGAAGGAGCAGCTGCTGAAGGAGGCCGCGCGCGCGGCGGAAGGCGCGGGCCTGTTCTCGCAGGCGCTGTCGTCCGCGGTGAAGGACGCCGGGGACGCGCAGTCGCCGGAGGAGAAGACCGCCGCGGTGCAGAAGGTGGAGCAGCTGGTGGAGGGCCGCGCCAGCTTCCTCGACATCGCGCGCGTGCAGGAGGGGCTGTCCCCGTCCAACCCCGCGTGGCCGGTGCTCCAGTTCAAGCTGGCGCGCATCTACTACCACCTGCGTGACTGGACCCGCCTGGAGGAGACGCTCCAGACGTACCTGCGCGAGGCGCCCAACAGCACCTTCGCGCCGCAGGCGAAGGAGCTGCTCGCGCGCGCCACCCGTCGCGTGGAGGTGCGTCCGCGCACCGTGGCGGTGCTGCTGCCCATGACGGGCCGCTACCAGCCCATTGGTGAAGCGGTGCTGCGCGGCGTGAAGCTGGGCCTGCAGGGCAGCGACATCGAGCTGGTGGTGAAGGACACGCAGGGTGACGTCAACAAGACGGGCACGGCGATGGAGCAGCTGGCGTTCGACGACGGCGCCATCGCGGCCATGGGCCCGCTCCTGGTGGACGACACCAAGCGCGCGGCGCTGCTGGCGGAGGAGCTCCAGGTGCCGCTGCTGACGCTGAGCCGTCAGGAGGGCATCACGGACATTGGCCCGTACGTCTTCCGCAACATGCTGACGAACTCCGCGCAGGCGCGCGCCATCGCGGACTACGCGATGAACGTGAAGGGCTACAAGCGCTTCGCGGTGCTCTACCCGAACATCCCCTACGGTGTTGAGCTGGCGAACGAGTTCTGGGACGACGTGGTGTCGCGCGGCGGCGCGGTGCGCGGCGCGGAGTCGTACTCCTACGACCAGACGACGTTCACCGGCGAGGCCAAGCGCCTGGTGGGCCGCTACTACCTGGAGGACCGCGGCGACTACGCGGAGGCCGTGCGCGACGTGCAGGACGAGAAGTTCACCGACGCGTACCGCCGCCGCAAGGCCATGGAGAAGGCCCGCAGCGGCGTGGAGCCCATCATCGACTTCGAGGGCCTCTTCATCCCGGACGACTGGCGCCGGGTGAGCCTGGTGACGCCCGCGCTCGCGGTGGAGGACATCGTCACCAACGCGTGCGACCCGCGCGACCTGGAGCGCATCCGCAAGACGACGGGCAAGAAGGACCTGAAGACCGTCACGCTCTTCGGCACGAACCAGTGGTCCAGCCCCAAGGGCCGCTCGGGCCTGCCGGAGCTGCTGGAGCGCGGCGGCAAGTTCGTCACCTGCTCGGTGTACGTGGACGGCTTCTTCGTGGACTCGCAGCGGCCCGCGACGCAGAAGTTCGTGAAGACCTACCGCGACGCGTACAAGGAGACGGGGCGTGACCCGGGCCTGCTGGAGGCCATCGGCTACGACTCGGCGCGCATGGTGCGGCAGGTCATCGACAAGCAGCGGCCCAACACGCGCGCGGCGATGCGCGAGGCGCTGGCGGGGCTGAAGGACTTCGACGGCGCCACCGGCCGCACGTCGTTCAACGACAAGCGGGAAGCGGACAAGCAGCTGTTCCTGCTGTCCGTGGACAGCAAGGGCGTGAACGAGATCAACGTGGAGAAGGAGAAGGCCGCCGTCCGCGGCTCGGGTTCATGA
- the dnaJ gene encoding molecular chaperone DnaJ — MAGAAGQKRDYYEVLGVQKNVSAQDLKSAFRKVALQYHPDRNPGNHEAEEKFKEASEAYEVLSDPDRRTKYDRFGHAGNPFGDAGGGFQGVNINDIFGEIFGDIFGGGGGRGRQRNSRGADLRYNLEISFEEAAFGCRPKVTIPRPKKCETCSGSGSKSGAAPRPCAACGGSGELRYSQGFFAVSRPCGDCGGTGATIPDPCAKCRGSGKTPSEEVIEVAIPGGVDNGTRVRLGGMGEPGDRGGPPGDLYVTVIVREHPLFQREEYEVFCEVPVSFTQAALGAKIDVPTLDGKVKMTIPQGTQSGKVFRLRGKGIPHLHSQQRGDQHVRVIIETPTELSSKQRELLERFAEVSGEETHPQSKTFFDKVKELFG, encoded by the coding sequence ATGGCAGGGGCCGCAGGGCAGAAGCGCGACTACTACGAGGTCCTGGGCGTCCAGAAGAATGTCTCGGCGCAGGACCTGAAGAGCGCGTTCCGGAAGGTCGCGTTGCAGTACCACCCGGACCGCAACCCCGGGAACCACGAGGCCGAGGAGAAGTTCAAGGAGGCCTCGGAGGCCTACGAGGTCCTGAGTGATCCGGACCGGCGCACGAAGTACGACCGCTTCGGACACGCGGGCAATCCCTTCGGGGACGCGGGCGGCGGCTTCCAGGGCGTCAACATCAACGACATCTTCGGGGAGATCTTCGGAGACATCTTCGGGGGTGGCGGCGGGCGTGGCCGGCAGCGCAACAGCCGGGGCGCGGACCTGCGCTACAACCTGGAGATCTCCTTCGAGGAGGCCGCGTTCGGCTGCCGTCCGAAGGTGACCATCCCCCGTCCGAAGAAGTGCGAGACCTGCTCCGGCTCCGGCAGCAAGAGCGGCGCGGCGCCACGGCCCTGCGCGGCGTGCGGCGGCAGCGGGGAGCTGCGCTACTCGCAGGGCTTCTTCGCGGTGTCCCGGCCGTGCGGTGACTGCGGCGGCACGGGCGCCACCATCCCGGATCCGTGCGCGAAGTGCCGGGGCTCCGGCAAGACGCCGTCGGAAGAGGTCATCGAGGTCGCCATCCCGGGCGGCGTGGACAACGGCACGCGCGTGCGGCTGGGCGGCATGGGCGAGCCGGGCGACCGGGGCGGGCCTCCGGGCGACCTGTACGTGACGGTCATCGTGCGCGAGCACCCGCTGTTCCAGCGCGAGGAGTACGAGGTCTTCTGCGAGGTGCCGGTGTCCTTCACGCAGGCGGCGCTGGGCGCGAAGATCGACGTGCCCACGCTGGACGGCAAGGTGAAGATGACCATCCCGCAGGGGACCCAGTCCGGGAAGGTGTTCCGGCTGCGCGGCAAGGGCATCCCGCACCTGCACAGCCAGCAGCGCGGAGATCAGCACGTGCGCGTCATCATCGAAACGCCCACGGAGCTGTCCTCCAAGCAGCGCGAGCTCTTGGAGCGCTTCGCGGAGGTGTCCGGCGAGGAGACCCATCCCCAGTCGAAGACCTTCTTCGACAAGGTGAAGGAGCTCTTCGGCTAG